A genomic region of Bosea sp. 124 contains the following coding sequences:
- a CDS encoding heme-binding protein, which produces MLTLAQAQTIMSATLAHAGAAGFKPLTIAILDSRGAQKLFIAQDGTSLKRGEIALGKAHGVVALGIGGRALHKMALERPYFIDAATHAAGGSLVPVPGGVLIRDGAGTLLGAIGISGDTSDNDEAAAVSGIAAAGLAADTGA; this is translated from the coding sequence ATGCTGACGCTCGCCCAGGCTCAGACGATCATGTCGGCCACGCTCGCCCATGCCGGAGCGGCAGGCTTCAAGCCCCTGACCATCGCCATTCTCGATTCGCGCGGCGCGCAGAAGCTCTTCATCGCCCAGGACGGCACCAGCCTGAAGCGCGGCGAGATCGCGCTCGGCAAGGCGCATGGCGTCGTGGCGCTGGGGATCGGTGGACGGGCGCTGCACAAGATGGCGCTGGAGCGGCCCTATTTCATCGACGCAGCGACCCATGCGGCAGGCGGATCGCTCGTTCCAGTGCCGGGCGGTGTCCTGATCCGCGATGGCGCCGGCACGCTGCTGGGCGCCATCGGCATCTCGGGCGACACCTCCGATAATGACGAGGCCGCCGCCGTCAGCGGGATCGCTGCCGCCGGCCTTGCGGCCGACACCGGCGCCTGA
- the lysM gene encoding peptidoglycan-binding protein LysM has protein sequence MGLFSFIKEAGAKIFGSSAAKAATADELQKELAGHGLPSDVAISIDGDKVKVSGKAVSTEEAEKIILALGNTIGVASVESDLAVTKEVPAAVFYTVKKGDTLWKIAEEHYGKGQGAKYTEIVKANTPPVKNPDLIQPGWVLRIPPKA, from the coding sequence ATGGGTCTGTTCAGTTTCATCAAGGAAGCCGGGGCCAAGATCTTCGGCTCGAGCGCGGCCAAGGCCGCGACTGCCGACGAGTTGCAGAAGGAACTCGCCGGTCACGGTCTTCCGTCCGATGTCGCGATCTCGATCGACGGCGACAAGGTCAAGGTCTCCGGCAAGGCCGTGTCCACGGAAGAGGCCGAAAAGATCATCCTCGCGCTCGGCAACACCATTGGCGTCGCCTCGGTCGAGTCGGATCTCGCGGTGACCAAGGAGGTCCCGGCCGCCGTGTTCTACACGGTGAAGAAGGGCGATACGCTCTGGAAGATCGCCGAAGAGCATTACGGCAAGGGCCAGGGCGCGAAATATACCGAGATCGTCAAGGCCAACACGCCGCCGGTGAAGAACCCGGACCTGATCCAGCCTGGCTGGGTGCTGCGGATTCCGCCGAAGGCCTGA
- a CDS encoding TRAP transporter substrate-binding protein, protein MTFDRRRFLGRTLTWAGSAVAAPAVLRVTRAHAQEVTLKMHHFLPPVTVGHAKFLKPWADKVAAESNGRIKIDIFPSMQLGGTPPQLFDQARDGVADLVWTLPGYTPGRFTGLEAFELPFVANKRALVNSLAVTEYAQQNLKDELKDVHPICVWTHDHGLIHANRQVKTMEDLKGLKLRFPTRLAGEALRALGANAIGMPVPQVPESLAQRVIDGCVVPWEVVPSIKVHELVKYHTEIPGSPTFYVATFVLAMNKAKYEALAPDLRAVIDKNSGAVAAGMAGRVWDEQAIVVSDMVRKRGNTITVIDESEAARWRKTTEPVIENWLKTTKEKGLDGEKLLADARAAIARHEKAA, encoded by the coding sequence ATGACATTCGACCGCCGCCGCTTTCTGGGCCGAACTCTGACCTGGGCCGGATCGGCCGTCGCCGCTCCGGCGGTGCTGCGGGTCACGCGTGCCCATGCGCAGGAGGTGACGCTGAAGATGCATCACTTCCTGCCGCCGGTGACAGTCGGCCACGCCAAGTTCCTGAAACCCTGGGCGGACAAGGTCGCGGCGGAGTCGAACGGGCGCATCAAGATCGACATCTTTCCGTCGATGCAGCTTGGCGGCACGCCGCCACAGCTTTTCGACCAGGCGAGGGATGGGGTTGCCGATCTGGTCTGGACGTTGCCGGGCTATACGCCCGGTCGTTTCACCGGGCTGGAAGCCTTCGAGCTACCCTTCGTCGCCAACAAGCGGGCGCTGGTGAATTCGCTGGCCGTCACGGAATACGCGCAGCAAAACCTCAAAGACGAACTCAAGGACGTACACCCGATCTGCGTGTGGACGCATGATCACGGCCTGATCCACGCGAACCGGCAGGTAAAGACGATGGAGGACCTCAAGGGTCTGAAACTGCGCTTCCCGACGCGGCTCGCCGGCGAGGCACTGCGGGCGCTCGGCGCCAACGCGATCGGCATGCCGGTGCCGCAGGTGCCGGAATCGCTCGCCCAGCGCGTCATCGACGGCTGCGTCGTGCCCTGGGAGGTGGTGCCGTCGATCAAGGTGCACGAACTCGTCAAATATCACACCGAGATTCCGGGCTCGCCGACCTTCTATGTCGCGACCTTCGTTCTGGCGATGAACAAGGCGAAATACGAGGCGCTGGCGCCCGACCTCAGGGCCGTAATCGACAAGAACTCTGGAGCGGTTGCCGCCGGCATGGCGGGCAGGGTCTGGGACGAGCAGGCGATCGTCGTCTCCGACATGGTCCGTAAGCGCGGCAACACCATCACCGTGATCGACGAGTCGGAAGCGGCGCGCTGGCGCAAGACCACCGAGCCGGTGATCGAGAACTGGCTCAAGACGACCAAGGAAAAGGGCCTCGACGGCGAGAAGCTCCTCGCCGATGCCAGGGCGGCCATCGCCAGACATGAGAAGGCAGCCTGA
- a CDS encoding TRAP transporter small permease, which translates to MDTGGEEAAPSGFERVIRGIALLGGGLLIALSVVVVVSVTLRSDLVGGAGVPGDFELVQMATAIAAFCFLPWCQLRRGNIFVDTFTLKLPRRWQRRIDAGWDIVYALVMALIAWRLAVGARAAFATGENSMVLQLPSYLPIALCSALAALVAAAAVVSALRLARASA; encoded by the coding sequence ATGGACACAGGCGGGGAGGAGGCGGCGCCGTCCGGTTTCGAGCGGGTGATCCGGGGGATCGCGTTGCTCGGCGGCGGCTTGCTGATCGCATTGTCGGTCGTTGTCGTGGTCAGCGTGACGCTGCGCAGCGATCTCGTCGGCGGTGCCGGCGTGCCAGGCGATTTCGAGCTGGTGCAGATGGCGACCGCCATCGCCGCCTTCTGCTTCCTGCCCTGGTGCCAGCTCAGGCGCGGCAACATCTTCGTCGACACCTTCACGCTGAAACTGCCGCGACGCTGGCAGCGCCGCATCGATGCGGGCTGGGACATCGTCTATGCGCTGGTGATGGCGCTGATCGCCTGGCGGCTCGCTGTGGGTGCGCGCGCGGCCTTCGCGACGGGCGAGAACAGCATGGTTCTTCAGCTTCCGAGCTATCTGCCGATCGCGCTCTGCTCGGCGCTCGCCGCCCTCGTCGCGGCGGCGGCCGTGGTCAGCGCGCTGCGCCTGGCGAGGGCCTCCGCGTGA
- a CDS encoding TRAP transporter large permease, which produces MSGFSMAVTGFVAMLALMALRLPIGLAMMLVGGAGYIQLNGLDPFLNYIRTTPYQIFANYTLSVIPLFVLMGAFAERSGLAGDLFKAASAVVGHRRGGLGMAVIGACTGFGAICGSAVATTATFSRAVLPELRRYRYDPGFSCGVVAVGGTLGILIPPSVILVVYAISTEQNIAKLFKAALIPGLMAAAFYCITIAIMIARNPALGPAQPRIAWPDRVRPLLGVIPALVVAVIVVGGIYGGVFTPTEGASVGAFVMLLIGVLRGTLSLAGIGQAILQTAETSAMIFAILLGAEVFNAFLALTQVPTAAAEMIAASGWAPYTVLVGLLLFYIVLGGVMDELAMILLTLPVFFPIVTALDFGMPVDDVAIWFGILVLIVVGIGMTCPPIGLNVFVVASLARDVPITRIYRGVLPFVASDIVRLGIVVAFPALTLYLVKLLE; this is translated from the coding sequence GTGAGCGGGTTTTCGATGGCGGTCACGGGTTTCGTGGCGATGCTCGCGCTGATGGCGCTGCGCCTGCCGATCGGGCTCGCCATGATGCTGGTGGGCGGGGCCGGCTATATCCAGCTCAACGGGCTCGACCCGTTCCTGAACTACATCCGGACGACGCCCTATCAGATCTTCGCCAACTACACGCTCTCGGTGATCCCACTCTTTGTGCTGATGGGCGCCTTCGCGGAACGTTCCGGCCTGGCGGGCGACCTGTTCAAGGCGGCATCAGCGGTCGTCGGGCATCGGCGCGGCGGGCTCGGCATGGCGGTGATCGGAGCCTGCACGGGTTTCGGCGCGATCTGCGGCTCCGCTGTCGCCACGACCGCGACCTTCTCTCGCGCGGTGCTGCCGGAGCTGCGGCGCTACCGCTACGATCCGGGCTTCTCCTGCGGCGTCGTCGCGGTCGGCGGGACGCTCGGCATTCTGATCCCGCCCTCGGTCATCCTGGTCGTCTATGCGATCTCGACCGAGCAGAACATCGCCAAGCTGTTCAAGGCGGCGCTGATCCCGGGGCTGATGGCAGCCGCCTTCTACTGCATCACGATCGCGATCATGATCGCGCGCAACCCCGCGCTCGGGCCGGCGCAGCCCCGCATCGCCTGGCCGGACCGGGTGCGCCCGCTGCTCGGCGTCATCCCGGCGCTGGTGGTTGCGGTCATCGTCGTCGGCGGCATCTATGGTGGCGTGTTCACGCCCACGGAGGGCGCTTCGGTCGGTGCTTTCGTGATGCTGCTGATCGGCGTGCTGCGCGGCACGCTGAGCCTTGCCGGCATCGGCCAGGCGATCCTGCAGACGGCCGAGACCTCGGCGATGATCTTCGCCATCCTGCTCGGCGCGGAGGTGTTCAACGCCTTCCTTGCGCTGACGCAGGTGCCGACAGCCGCGGCCGAGATGATCGCGGCCTCCGGCTGGGCGCCCTATACGGTGCTGGTCGGGCTCTTGCTGTTCTACATCGTGCTCGGCGGCGTGATGGACGAGCTCGCCATGATCCTTTTGACGCTGCCCGTGTTCTTCCCGATCGTGACCGCGCTCGATTTCGGCATGCCGGTCGACGATGTCGCGATCTGGTTCGGCATCCTCGTCCTCATCGTCGTCGGCATCGGCATGACCTGCCCGCCGATCGGCCTGAATGTCTTCGTCGTGGCCTCGCTGGCGCGCGATGTCCCGATCACGCGGATCTATCGCGGCGTGCTGCCCTTCGTCGCTTCGGACATCGTTCGGCTGGGCATCGTGGTGGCATTTCCGGCGCTCACACTCTATCTGGTGAAGCTGCTGGAGTGA
- a CDS encoding rhodanese-like domain-containing protein, with protein sequence MTVNDLDIDDIKVGLSEGSILLVDVREPHEFAAGHIPGSISRPLSRFDPADLPNEPGKRVVISCAAGVRSLRALEFAQSAGLDIDSHYLGGFRDWVMQGEPVEH encoded by the coding sequence TTGACCGTGAACGATCTCGACATCGACGACATCAAGGTCGGCCTTTCGGAAGGCTCCATCCTCCTCGTCGATGTGCGCGAGCCCCATGAATTCGCCGCCGGGCATATTCCGGGTTCGATCTCGCGACCGCTCTCGCGCTTCGACCCCGCCGATCTCCCCAATGAACCCGGCAAGCGTGTCGTGATCTCCTGCGCCGCCGGCGTCCGCTCGCTGCGCGCGCTCGAATTCGCGCAATCGGCCGGCCTCGACATCGACAGCCACTATCTCGGCGGCTTCCGCGACTGGGTGATGCAGGGCGAACCTGTCGAGCACTGA
- a CDS encoding xanthine dehydrogenase family protein molybdopterin-binding subunit, producing the protein MRPMKFGFGQPVRRVEDHRLTTGAGRYTDDTAVEGALHGFVLRSQYAHASFTIRDKATARGMKGVKLILTGEDVAHLGDLPCKGLIKEISGEQVKPLPVPVLPTDTVRHVGEAVAFIVAETLDQARDAAEAIDIAWTTLPSVTGIEEALDPKAHQVWPDRPGNVAFEAQQGDKARTDAAFAKADRTVAVTIVNNRLASNYMETRACIAEYDKADKRWTLTLGSQGSHGTRDILASYILKVDPKRIRVVTPDVGGGFGTKIFMYREYPLTMVAAEMLKRPVRWVADRTEHFLADTHGRANLVTATMALDKRGKFIGLKVDLAAEMGAYLSQYGPFIPWVGTTMTPGCYSIPAVHVRFRGILTNTMAVDAYRGAGRPEAAYLIERLVDAIARETGKTPDAVRALNFVKPGEMPHKTQTGPVYDSGEFEGHMRRAMEVADWKGFKTRLKAAGKAGKIRGIGMASYIEACGGGGPESSTVILEKDGMVTVLIGTQSNGQGHETAYSQLVSQHLDIPMDRIRVVQGDTDKVETGSGTGGSRSIPVGGAALDKATAILSDNLKQLASEKLEAGIGDLEIVDGAVRIVGTDKALDLAAIAALPGATPAMLKVHQSWQPPEATYPNGTHVCELEIDPQTGGTEIVNYVVVDDFGMTLNPIMLQGQVHGGAAQGIGQALMEEIKFDSSGQMLTATFMDYALPRAIDVPNFHFETRNVRCVTNALGVKGAGEAGAIGACPAVMNAMVDALDRAAGIKAIDMPATPLKVFNALKEAGYRP; encoded by the coding sequence ATGCGCCCCATGAAATTCGGATTCGGACAGCCGGTACGCCGGGTCGAAGACCATCGCCTGACCACCGGCGCGGGCCGCTATACGGATGACACGGCGGTCGAGGGCGCGCTGCACGGCTTCGTGCTGCGCTCGCAATATGCCCATGCCAGCTTCACGATCCGCGACAAGGCGACCGCCCGTGGCATGAAGGGCGTCAAGCTGATCCTGACCGGCGAGGATGTCGCCCATCTCGGCGACCTGCCGTGCAAGGGACTGATCAAGGAGATCTCCGGCGAGCAGGTGAAGCCGCTTCCGGTTCCGGTGCTGCCGACCGACACGGTCCGCCATGTCGGCGAGGCGGTCGCCTTCATCGTCGCCGAGACGCTGGACCAGGCGCGCGATGCGGCCGAGGCGATCGACATCGCATGGACGACGCTGCCCTCCGTCACCGGAATCGAGGAGGCGCTCGATCCGAAGGCCCATCAGGTCTGGCCGGACCGGCCGGGCAACGTCGCCTTCGAGGCGCAGCAGGGTGACAAGGCCAGGACCGACGCCGCCTTTGCCAAGGCCGACCGCACGGTGGCCGTGACGATCGTCAACAACCGGCTCGCCTCCAACTACATGGAGACGCGCGCCTGCATCGCCGAATACGACAAGGCCGACAAGCGCTGGACGCTGACGCTTGGCAGCCAGGGCAGCCATGGCACGCGTGACATCCTCGCGAGCTACATCCTCAAGGTCGATCCCAAGCGTATCCGGGTGGTGACGCCCGATGTCGGTGGCGGCTTCGGCACCAAGATCTTCATGTACCGCGAATACCCGCTGACCATGGTTGCGGCCGAGATGCTGAAGCGCCCGGTGCGCTGGGTGGCCGACCGGACCGAGCATTTCCTCGCCGACACCCATGGCCGTGCCAACCTCGTGACAGCGACGATGGCGCTCGACAAGCGCGGCAAGTTCATCGGCCTCAAGGTCGATCTCGCCGCCGAGATGGGCGCCTATCTCTCGCAGTATGGGCCCTTCATTCCCTGGGTCGGCACGACGATGACGCCGGGCTGCTACAGCATCCCGGCCGTGCATGTGCGTTTCCGCGGCATCCTGACCAACACCATGGCGGTCGATGCCTATCGCGGCGCCGGTCGGCCCGAGGCCGCCTATCTGATCGAGCGGCTGGTCGACGCCATCGCGCGGGAGACGGGCAAGACGCCCGATGCGGTGCGGGCGCTGAACTTCGTCAAGCCGGGCGAGATGCCGCACAAGACGCAGACCGGGCCGGTCTACGATTCCGGCGAGTTCGAGGGGCATATGCGCCGCGCCATGGAGGTGGCGGACTGGAAGGGTTTCAAGACGCGTCTCAAGGCCGCCGGCAAGGCCGGCAAGATCCGTGGCATCGGCATGGCGAGCTATATCGAGGCCTGCGGCGGCGGCGGGCCCGAGAGCTCGACCGTGATCCTTGAGAAGGACGGCATGGTCACCGTGCTGATCGGAACGCAATCGAACGGGCAGGGCCACGAGACCGCCTATTCGCAGCTCGTCTCGCAGCATCTCGACATCCCGATGGACCGCATCCGGGTCGTCCAGGGCGATACCGACAAGGTCGAGACCGGCTCCGGCACCGGCGGCTCGCGCTCGATTCCGGTCGGCGGCGCGGCGCTCGACAAGGCGACCGCGATCCTCTCCGACAATCTGAAGCAGCTCGCCTCCGAGAAGCTGGAGGCCGGCATCGGCGACCTCGAGATCGTGGACGGGGCGGTGCGCATCGTCGGCACGGACAAGGCTCTGGACCTCGCTGCCATTGCAGCGCTGCCAGGCGCCACGCCGGCCATGCTGAAGGTGCACCAGAGCTGGCAGCCGCCGGAGGCGACCTATCCGAACGGCACCCATGTCTGCGAACTCGAGATCGATCCGCAGACCGGCGGCACCGAGATCGTCAATTATGTCGTGGTCGATGATTTCGGCATGACGCTGAACCCGATCATGCTGCAGGGCCAGGTCCATGGCGGCGCGGCGCAGGGCATCGGCCAGGCGCTGATGGAGGAGATCAAGTTCGACTCCTCCGGCCAGATGCTGACGGCGACCTTCATGGACTATGCGCTGCCGCGTGCCATCGACGTGCCGAACTTCCATTTCGAGACCCGCAACGTTCGCTGCGTCACCAATGCGCTGGGCGTGAAGGGGGCGGGCGAGGCCGGGGCAATCGGCGCCTGCCCGGCGGTGATGAACGCGATGGTCGACGCGCTCGACCGTGCCGCGGGCATCAAGGCGATCGACATGCCGGCGACGCCGCTGAAGGTGTTCAATGCGCTGAAGGAAGCTGGATATCGGCCTTGA
- a CDS encoding cytochrome c yields MLRTALVAAVLGLGLTAVVAQSDPIAERRNTMKGVGAATRDGAAMAKGEAAFDAAKAQAILKVYVDAAKKMPGLYPDSAKSGGETTAGPKIWEDQAGFKASFAKFETDAGASVTDLDGFRAAFGNVTKNCGTCHETYRIKK; encoded by the coding sequence ATGCTCCGCACCGCTCTCGTCGCCGCCGTTCTCGGACTGGGGCTGACGGCCGTCGTCGCCCAATCCGATCCGATCGCCGAACGGCGCAACACCATGAAGGGTGTCGGCGCTGCCACGCGCGACGGCGCCGCGATGGCCAAGGGTGAGGCGGCGTTCGACGCCGCCAAGGCACAGGCCATTCTCAAGGTCTATGTCGATGCGGCCAAGAAGATGCCCGGCCTCTATCCGGACAGCGCCAAGAGCGGTGGCGAGACCACAGCGGGGCCTAAGATTTGGGAAGATCAGGCCGGCTTCAAGGCGTCGTTCGCGAAGTTCGAGACGGACGCCGGAGCGTCGGTGACCGATCTCGACGGGTTCCGCGCGGCCTTTGGCAACGTCACGAAGAACTGCGGCACCTGCCACGAAACCTATCGCATCAAGAAGTGA
- a CDS encoding cytochrome c: MLRLRRLLVTLVLLAAVGFGGFYVLTDPRIVSPSPDIGSLPAPDLENGRLLFAAGGCASCHATPNQDDKLRLGGGLALGSPFGTFHAPNISPHTRDGIGNWGVQDFVDAMAAGVSPKGQHYYPAFPYTSYRLMPPKALADLFAYIRTLSPVEGRAPGHDLPFPFNIRRVVGGWKLLFFEGASFKPDPAKSEEWNRGAYLVNGPGHCAECHSSRNALGAIVQATRLAGGPDPEGRGFVPNITQHPDALGKWSKEEIAELLKTGFTPGFDSVGGTMAAVVRNMAQLPDADRLAMAEYLKSLPAVVGPARPAKTGG; encoded by the coding sequence ATGCTGCGCCTACGCCGTCTGCTGGTCACCCTAGTCCTGCTGGCGGCCGTCGGGTTCGGCGGCTTCTATGTCCTGACCGATCCGCGCATCGTGTCGCCCTCGCCGGATATCGGATCGCTGCCCGCGCCCGATCTCGAAAACGGCAGGCTGCTCTTCGCCGCCGGCGGCTGTGCTTCCTGCCACGCCACGCCAAACCAGGACGACAAGCTCAGGCTTGGCGGTGGGCTTGCGCTCGGCTCGCCCTTCGGAACCTTCCACGCTCCCAACATCTCGCCGCATACGCGCGACGGCATCGGCAATTGGGGTGTGCAGGATTTCGTCGACGCGATGGCAGCGGGCGTCTCGCCGAAAGGGCAGCACTATTATCCGGCTTTCCCCTACACCTCCTACCGGCTGATGCCGCCGAAGGCGCTGGCCGATCTCTTCGCCTATATCCGCACGCTCAGCCCCGTCGAGGGCCGCGCGCCGGGGCATGACCTGCCGTTCCCCTTCAACATCCGCCGTGTCGTTGGCGGCTGGAAGCTGCTGTTCTTCGAGGGAGCCTCGTTCAAGCCCGACCCAGCGAAGAGCGAGGAATGGAATCGCGGCGCCTATCTGGTGAACGGGCCGGGCCATTGCGCCGAATGCCATTCCAGCCGCAACGCGCTCGGCGCCATCGTCCAGGCGACACGCTTAGCCGGCGGGCCCGATCCGGAGGGCCGCGGCTTCGTGCCGAACATCACCCAGCACCCCGACGCGCTGGGCAAATGGTCGAAGGAAGAAATCGCCGAGCTGCTCAAGACCGGATTCACCCCCGGCTTCGACAGCGTCGGCGGCACGATGGCCGCCGTCGTGCGCAACATGGCGCAACTGCCCGATGCCGACCGGCTGGCGATGGCGGAGTATCTGAAATCGCTTCCCGCGGTCGTGGGGCCGGCTCGTCCGGCAAAGACGGGCGGCTGA
- a CDS encoding SDR family oxidoreductase: MKTVLITGCSSGYGLETARHFYTQGWNVIATMRTPREGALPSSERIRVLPLDVTSQESIAAALEKSGPIDVLVNNAGIGVVGAFEATPMVHVRKVFETNTFGVMAMTQAVIPQFRVRRSGVVVNVTSSVTLAPMPLAAAYTASKMAIEGFTGSLAHELEAFGVRAKLVEPGYAPTTRFAENTEVRIQDLIPEAYAAYAGPIFAAFASPALVTRETDVAEAVWQAANDVSGQLRFPAGADAVALARAS, encoded by the coding sequence ATGAAAACCGTCCTGATCACGGGCTGCTCGTCCGGCTATGGCCTCGAGACAGCGCGCCACTTCTACACCCAAGGCTGGAACGTCATCGCCACCATGCGCACGCCGCGCGAGGGCGCCCTGCCCAGCTCCGAGCGCATCCGCGTGCTGCCGCTCGACGTCACCAGCCAGGAGAGCATCGCGGCGGCGCTGGAGAAAAGCGGGCCGATCGACGTGCTCGTCAACAATGCCGGCATCGGCGTGGTCGGCGCCTTCGAGGCAACGCCGATGGTCCATGTACGGAAGGTCTTCGAGACCAACACCTTCGGCGTCATGGCGATGACCCAGGCCGTGATCCCGCAGTTCCGGGTCCGCAGATCGGGCGTGGTCGTCAACGTCACCTCCAGCGTGACGCTCGCCCCCATGCCGCTGGCGGCAGCCTACACCGCCAGCAAGATGGCCATCGAAGGCTTCACCGGATCGCTGGCTCACGAGCTCGAGGCTTTCGGAGTGCGCGCCAAGCTTGTCGAACCCGGCTACGCCCCGACCACGCGCTTTGCCGAGAACACGGAGGTTCGCATCCAGGATCTGATACCCGAGGCCTATGCGGCCTACGCCGGGCCGATCTTCGCTGCTTTCGCCAGCCCGGCCCTGGTCACTCGGGAAACCGACGTGGCGGAAGCCGTCTGGCAGGCTGCAAACGATGTCTCCGGCCAACTCCGGTTCCCTGCCGGCGCGGATGCAGTGGCGTTGGCACGGGCAAGCTGA
- a CDS encoding AraC family transcriptional regulator → MSDPLSQVIELLRPRAVFSKGISGAGRWAVRYSAFGQPSFCVVLEGRCRLAVDGEDAIALEEGDFVLLPATPAFSMSGFEPATPRQIDPKAAPAPTEDIRHGQADGPPDVRLLGGYFVFDSPDASLLLSLLPGMVHIRGVQRLATLVRLVGEEASGQCAGRDLVLARLIEVLLIEALRATRGQYAPPGLLQGLADSRVAEALRLMHGDPERSWTVAELARDAGMSRSAFFDRFMRTVGLRPMEYLLAWRMAVAKSLLSAGDVALDEVARRVGYGSASTFSTAFSRHVGQPPGRYARRAPATPSPPL, encoded by the coding sequence ATGTCCGATCCGCTGTCCCAGGTCATTGAACTGCTGCGGCCCCGCGCCGTGTTCTCGAAAGGGATCAGCGGCGCCGGGCGCTGGGCGGTTCGCTATTCCGCATTCGGACAGCCGAGTTTCTGCGTGGTGCTGGAGGGGCGGTGCCGGCTTGCCGTCGATGGCGAGGACGCCATCGCTCTGGAGGAGGGGGACTTCGTGCTCCTGCCGGCGACGCCGGCCTTCAGCATGTCGGGCTTCGAGCCGGCGACGCCGAGACAGATCGATCCGAAGGCCGCGCCCGCGCCGACGGAAGACATTCGACACGGCCAAGCCGATGGGCCTCCCGATGTGCGCCTGCTCGGGGGCTACTTCGTCTTCGATTCTCCGGACGCGTCGCTGCTGCTATCGCTCTTGCCCGGGATGGTCCACATCCGGGGCGTCCAACGCCTTGCCACGCTGGTTCGGCTCGTTGGGGAGGAGGCGAGCGGGCAGTGCGCCGGCCGTGACCTCGTGCTGGCGCGTCTCATCGAGGTGTTGTTGATCGAGGCGCTGCGGGCAACGCGAGGGCAGTACGCGCCGCCGGGACTGCTGCAGGGACTGGCCGATTCCCGTGTCGCCGAGGCGCTGCGGCTGATGCATGGCGATCCGGAGCGATCCTGGACGGTGGCAGAACTCGCCAGAGACGCCGGCATGTCGCGCTCGGCTTTCTTCGATCGCTTCATGCGCACGGTCGGGCTGCGGCCGATGGAATATTTGCTCGCCTGGCGCATGGCTGTCGCCAAGAGCCTGCTATCGGCCGGTGACGTGGCGCTCGACGAGGTTGCGAGACGCGTCGGCTATGGCTCGGCGAGCACGTTCAGCACGGCATTCAGCCGTCATGTCGGTCAGCCGCCCGGCCGCTATGCGCGGCGGGCGCCGGCTACTCCATCACCGCCGCTTTGA
- a CDS encoding XRE family transcriptional regulator: protein MGIETKERGGREFESGAQVISGQLGKTIQRLRKAYNFSLSELAEQSGVAKSIISQIERNETNPTLATIWRLSQALDISIERVLSSGEEEPFIEKTARADTPILVSEDGKLRLAIVGWIKTVEWLQWYEVQSEPGGELDSEGHQRGSIESLSVTSGEFEVEVGDIVQRAKAGETLRYRCDRRHVVRCVGEQPGSALMVCILKAAVME from the coding sequence ATGGGCATCGAGACGAAAGAGCGTGGCGGACGCGAGTTCGAATCCGGGGCTCAGGTCATCTCGGGCCAGCTCGGAAAGACGATCCAGCGCCTGCGCAAGGCCTACAACTTCTCGCTCTCCGAACTCGCCGAACAGTCCGGCGTGGCCAAGTCGATCATCAGCCAGATCGAGCGCAACGAGACCAATCCGACGCTGGCGACGATCTGGCGGCTGTCGCAGGCCCTCGACATCTCGATCGAGCGCGTCCTCTCCAGCGGCGAGGAAGAGCCCTTCATCGAGAAGACCGCCCGGGCCGATACGCCGATCCTGGTTTCGGAAGATGGCAAGCTCCGCCTCGCCATCGTCGGCTGGATCAAGACGGTCGAATGGCTGCAATGGTATGAAGTTCAGTCGGAGCCGGGCGGCGAGCTCGATTCCGAAGGTCACCAGCGCGGCTCGATCGAGTCCCTCTCGGTGACCTCGGGTGAATTCGAGGTCGAGGTCGGCGACATCGTCCAGCGCGCCAAGGCAGGCGAGACCTTGCGCTATCGCTGCGACCGCCGCCACGTCGTCCGCTGCGTCGGCGAACAGCCCGGCAGCGCGCTGATGGTCTGCATCCTCAAAGCGGCGGTGATGGAGTAG